A single window of Montipora capricornis isolate CH-2021 chromosome 14, ASM3666992v2, whole genome shotgun sequence DNA harbors:
- the LOC138033842 gene encoding uncharacterized protein: MAAAGKNPNQSMEWTVEHDVFLCREVLLLGLFQYPYRSKERGDVWGQVAINLNSSNHPKFKVSKRSVRDRLTLLQSRYKEKIKREEMASGIDCEETEFDRALEEITDKEKASESSRKEGSRAQVKKDKEAAEEQRLKAVKRLGQTNNDRWKQMVRK; the protein is encoded by the coding sequence AAATCAGTCGATGGAATGGACAGTGGAGCATGATGTGTTCCTCTGCAGGGAGGTCCTCTTGCTGGGTCTATTCCAATATCCATACCGCAGTAAAGAACGTGGTGATGTCTGGGGACAAGTAGCAATCAACCTGAATTCTTCTAATCACCCCAAGTTTAAAGTAAGCAAGCGTTCCGTCAGGGATAGGCTCACATTGCTGCAATCCAGATACAAAGAAAAGATAAAACGAGAGGAGATGGCTTCAGGCATTGACTGCGAGGAGACTGAATTTGATAGAGCCTTAGAGGAAATaactgacaaagaaaaagcttctGAATCAAGTAGAAAAGAAGGTTCCAGAGCGCAGGTGAAGAAAGATAAGGAAGCTGCAGAGGAGCAGAGGCTCAAAGCAGTGAAACGACTTGGTCAGACAAACAACGACAGGTGGAAGCAGATGGTAAGGAAATGA